The Mesoterricola silvestris sequence CGTCCCCGGCCTGGACCGCCAGGAGGCCGTCCCTGAGCTCGAGGCCCGTGGACTGGAAGGGCAGGCCCGCCAGGAAGCCCCCGAAGGCGCCCAGGGGGTCCAGGTGGGGCGGCATGCCGGAAAAGACCGGGGAAAGGAGGCGGGCCTGGATGGCGGGGGCCAGGTCGCCGGGGGGGAGGTCCGGGGCCGCCAGGCGCTGCCGGTAGGGGGCGTAGAAGCGCACCAGTTCCAGGGGATCGATGGGGGGCAGCTCGCACTGGACGCTTTCGAAGACCTTCGCGGCCTCCAGGTCCCGGGCCAGGGCCAGGGCCGCGGCCCTGCTGTCGGCGGGATCCGCGCCCCGCACCAGGAGCACGACGCGCTCCTGGGTGGTGCGGGCGAGGGTCTGGATGGCCCTTTCGGCCACGGGGTTCTTTTCCGTCTCCGGGAGCATGGCCAGGAGGTCGGTCTCCAGGGCCCGGCCCGAGGCCAGGCGCAGCCCCGCGAAGGCCGCGAAGGCGACGACGAGGACCGTCCAGATCCAGCCCCGGGCGCGCACCGGCTACTCGAAGGAAAGGAGGCGCCGTTCCTCGGCCGTCAGGGGGGCCTCGGGGCGGAAGTTGAAAAACGTCAGGTCCATGGTGTCGCCCGAAGGCTCATCCACGTGGATGGTCTCGATGAAGGCGGCGCCGCGGATGCGCACGGCCTTGATGAAGGCCGCGGTCTGGGGCGCGGGGGTGAGGTGGATGGTCCACGCGCCGTCCCTGCCGGATTCCCCCTTCACGGTGAAGAGCCCGTCCAGGGCGCTCCAGCGGCCTTCCAGGAGCGACTTCATGATCTCGCCCATGCGGGCCACCATGGGGGTGTCCTTGGTGGTCTGGAGCTTGCGGCGCCCGGCGGCGTCCACCTCCAGGACGCCCTTGGGTCCGGCGGCCACCGTGAGGGGCAGGGGCTTGGCCATGCGCCACAGGACGCCCAGCTCCCGGGAGACCACGAGGCTGCCCGAGGACTTCAGGGGCCGGGAAAGGGCGGCGAGCCTGCGGGTCTGGGTGAAGTCCGCGTGCAGGACGGCGGTGGCCTTCAGGTGGGCGGTGAGCGCCTCGGGCACCGCCTGGGCGCAGAGGGCCGGGGCCAGGAGGAACCAGGCCGCGCGCCTCACGACAGGACCCCTTCCAGGGCCTGGGCGAGGACCCGGGGGCACTCGAACAGGAGTTCGCCGGTGGCGGTGTCCACCGCCAGCTGGATGGTCTCGGCCCGGTGCACCCGTTCGCCGGTGAGGGCGTCGGAGAGCAGGTAGCGGATGCGGATCCGCTGCTCGTACTCCAGCAGGCTGCACTGGACGCGAACGCTCTGGCCGTACTTCAGGGGGCGGATGTACTTCAGGTTGCAGGTGACCACGGGCCAGATGACGCCCCAATCCTTCATCTGCTGCCAGTCCAGGCCCACCTTTCGCATCATGGCGGTGCGGGCGATCTCCAGGTACTTCACGTAGTGCCCGTGCCAGGTCACGCCCATGGCGTCCACGTCGTGGAAGGGCACCTCGAGGACGATCTCGCCGGTGAGGATGGGTTTCATGGGTAGAGGCTCCAGTCGTGGTTCCGGATGGACGCCAGGAGGGCGCGCAGGGTGGTGTCCAGGGGGAGGTCCTCCTCCAGGAAGGGCAGCCACCCGAAGGATTCCAGGAAGGCCCGGGCGCCGGGGGCGAGCCGGCCCGGGGCGGGGTCCCCCTGGCGGTCCCTCAGGCGCAGGCCCTGCACCACGGCCAGGGCCAGGGCCGCGGCCACCTGCTCCGTGAGCTCCAGCACCCGCAGGCAGTCCCGGGCGGAGATGGTGCCCATGCTCACCTTGTCCTGGTTGTGGCACTCGGTGGACCGGGAGAAGACCGAGGCGGGCAGGGTGAGCTTGAGGGCCTCGGCGGTCCAGGCGCTGGCGCCGATCTGCACGGCCTTGAGGCCGTGGTTGATGGGGGCCCGGGGGCCCCGGGAGCCGGAGAGGTTCTGGGGGAGGCCGTTGTTGTAGCGGGCATCCACCAGCAGCGCCAGCTGGCGGTCCATGAGGTCCGCGAGGTTGGCCACGGCGGTCTTGAGGCCGTCCATGGCGAAGGCGATGTGCCCGCCGTAGAAATGGCCGCCGTGGAGCAGGAGCCCGTCCACGGGGTCCAGGAGCGGGTTGTCGTTGGCGCTGTTGAGCTCGTTCTCCACGTCCCGGCGCACCCAGGACAGGGCGTCGCCCAGCACCCCGATGACGTGGGGGGCGCAGCGGATGGAATAGCGGTCCTGGAGGCGCACCGCCAGGTCCTCGGCGGGGCCGCCCAGGTCCCCGTGGATGCGCGCGGCGGCGGCCCGGGGCCCGGCGTGGGGCTTGAGGGCGAAGAGCCGCGGGTGGAAGTGGTCCCGGTTGCCCCGCAGGGCCGCCACGGCCAGGGCCGTGAGCCGGCAGCAGAGGCGCTCCAGGTACTCCGCCCGGTGGAAGGCGAGGCAGGCCAGGCCGGTCATGACGGCGGTGCCGTTCATGATGGCCAGGCCCTCCTTGGGGGCCAGGCGCAGGGGTTCCAGCCCCGCCTCCGCCAGGGCCTCCCGGGCCGGGCGCACCTCCCCGCGGAAGGTGGCCTCCCGTTCGCCGATGAGGGTGGCGGCCACGTACGAAAGGGGCGTGAGGTCGCCGCTGGCCCCCACGGAGCCTTCGGCGGGGATGCGGGGCAGGACCCGGCGCGCCACGAGGCCCTCCAGGGCCTCCAGCAGCTCCCACCGCACCCCGGAAAAACCCTGGGCCAGGGAGTTCAGGCGCGCCACCAGCACGGCCAGGGTCTCGTCCTCGTCGAGGATGCGGCCCAGGCCGCAGCCGTGGTACCGGGTGAGATGGGCGGGCAGTTCGGGCACCAGGTCCGGGGGCACGGCGGTGGTGCAGGAGTCGCCGTAGCCGGTGGTGACGCCGTAGACCTCGGTGCCGCCCTCCAGGAGCGCGGCCAGGAAATCGGCCCCGGCCTGGATGCGGGCGCGGAAGGCCGGGTCCCGGTCCAGGGCCAGGGGCCGGGACCCGGTGGCCACCGCCACCACGTCCTCGATGCACAGGGGCCCGCGGCCCACGGTGACGGTACCCATCTATGTGTTTCCTTGGAAGTGGATGATGCCGCAGGCCTTGCGGGTATCGCCGTCCTGGAAGGCGAAGCGGAGGGATTCCCGGGCGGGGTCCAGGGCGAGGGTGAGGGTGAGGGCCTGGCCGGGGCGGACGATATCCGTGAATTTCAGGTGCTCGAGGCCCCGGAAGGCCCCCAGGGGGCCGAAGGCGGCCTCGGCGAAATGGATGGCCCAGTCCACCTGCACCACCCCGGGCAGGATGGGGTTGCCGGGGAAGTGCCCCTGGAAGCCCAGGAGCTCCGGGTCCAGCTCCAGGGCGAAGGCGGCGCTTCCCTCAGGCCCGGCCGGCGCGACCCGGGCGCTCGCGGGGAACCTCATCTGGCCTGCAGCATCTGGTGGACCGCCTCCACCACGTCCGCCACCGTGCGCACGTGCTTGAACTCCTCCGCCTTCACCCGCCTTCCGGTGATCTCCTGGAGCTGGATGGCCAGCTCCACCGCGTCGATGCTGTCCAGATCCAGATCCGTGAAGAGATGGGCCTCCAGGGTGATGCGCTCCGGGGCCAGCTCGAAGGAGTTGGCGAGGATGGTCCTCAGCTGCGCGAGGATCTCGTCCCGGGTGGGGTTGACGGTGGTCATGAGGTGAATCTCCCGTGGGCTTCGGCGTCCGGACCGGACACCCATCTTAAGGCAGGCGTCATCATAATTCAGGCATTACCGGCGGCGGCGAAGAGGGCCGCCAGATCCCCGGCCCGCAGCTTTCCCCGGGCGTCCCGGGGCAGTTCGGGCAGGAAGCGCCAGCGCCGGGGAAGGGCCGGCCCCTCCAGGGAGGCCGCGAGGTGCGCGCCCAGGCGCTCCCCCAGCGCGCGGCGCACGGCGGGGTCCTCCAGATCCGCGGGCCCGGCCAGGACGATGGCCGCCCCCAGCATCCGGCGCCGGCCCTCCAGGAGCACCACCGCCGCGTCCCGCACCAGGGGGTGGGCCTTCAGGGCCGCCTCCACCTGGGGCAGGGAGACCCGCTTCTCCTCGATCTTCACCACCCGGTCCAGGCGCCCCAGCAGGGCGAAGCGCCCGTCGGCGCCCAGGGCCACGGCGTCCTCCATGCGCAGGCCGGCGGGGCCCACCCGCGGGGAGCTCAGGAGCAGGGCCCCGTCGGCGGCCGCGGCCAGGGACATGTCCGGGAAGGGGGTCCACCGGGAGGAATCGGCGTCGGGGCCGGGGTTCCGCCAGGCGATGCCGCCGCTTTCGGTGCTGCCGTACACCTCCACCACCCCGCCGGGGGCCGCGGCCCGCCACGCCAGGGCATCCTCCCGCTCCAGGGCCCCCCCGGAGGAGAAGACCGCCGGCAGGTCCAGGCCCGCGATGGGCAGGAGCCTGGGGAGCCGGGCGAGGTGGGCGGGGCTGCTCACCAGCACGGGCCGTTCGCCCATGGCGGCCAGGAACCGCGCGGGGTCCCCGCAGGTCTCCGACAGGAAGATCTGCCCGGTGGCCAGGGGCCAGAACACCCGGAACAGGCATCCGTAGATGTGCAGGTGGGGCACGGTGGAGGCCACCGGGGCCGGGAGGGGGCCGAAGAGCCCCTCCAGCACCTCCACCTCCCGCACCAGGTCCTGGAAGCGCCGCAGGACACGCTTGGGGGATCCGGTGCTGCCGGAGGTCCAGAATTCCACGGGCCCGTCCCCCAGGGGGCGGCTGGGCGGCAGGTTGTCCGATGGGTCGGCCAGGTCGGCGTCCCGGAGGAGGCCGTCGGCCTCCAGGGCCCCCAGGGTGCCGGGCAGCAGATTGGGCGGCAGCACCGGCGCGCACCCGGCCAGCACCAGGCCCAGGAAGCCCGCCGCGAAGGCGAAGGGGTCCTCGCAGGCCAGGAGCCAGCGCCCCCCCGCCCGGGCCCTCCCGGCGACCGCCGCGGCGCCCCGGGCCAGGTCCCCGAAGGTGCGGGGACCCTTGCCGGTGAGGGCCACCACCTGGGCCTCCGGCCGGTCCTGGGCGAAGATGCCGTCCAGCCGCGCCACGGCCCTCAGGCCTCCAGCATCTTCTGCACGGAGAGCACCACGTCCTCCACGGTGCAGAGCACCCGGAAGTCGTCGGGGGCCAGGCGCCGCCCCGTGAATTCTTGCATGTGTTGGGCCAGTTCGACTTCGTCGATGCTGTCCAGGCCCAGGTCGGTGAAGAGGTTGGAATCCAGGTGCACGGAGCGCGGATCCAGCTGGAAATTGGTCTTCAGGGCGGCGCGGACCCACTGGAGAATCTCGTCCTGGGTCTTAGGCGGCATCGGGGCTCCGGCGGGGGGTGGGACGGCCCGGGTTCAAGGGGCTGCCGTGAGCGGGGCTCACGGGCTTTCGGCAGGACC is a genomic window containing:
- a CDS encoding LolA family protein; this encodes MRRAAWFLLAPALCAQAVPEALTAHLKATAVLHADFTQTRRLAALSRPLKSSGSLVVSRELGVLWRMAKPLPLTVAAGPKGVLEVDAAGRRKLQTTKDTPMVARMGEIMKSLLEGRWSALDGLFTVKGESGRDGAWTIHLTPAPQTAAFIKAVRIRGAAFIETIHVDEPSGDTMDLTFFNFRPEAPLTAEERRLLSFE
- a CDS encoding acyl-CoA thioesterase — protein: MKPILTGEIVLEVPFHDVDAMGVTWHGHYVKYLEIARTAMMRKVGLDWQQMKDWGVIWPVVTCNLKYIRPLKYGQSVRVQCSLLEYEQRIRIRYLLSDALTGERVHRAETIQLAVDTATGELLFECPRVLAQALEGVLS
- a CDS encoding HAL/PAL/TAL family ammonia-lyase translates to MGTVTVGRGPLCIEDVVAVATGSRPLALDRDPAFRARIQAGADFLAALLEGGTEVYGVTTGYGDSCTTAVPPDLVPELPAHLTRYHGCGLGRILDEDETLAVLVARLNSLAQGFSGVRWELLEALEGLVARRVLPRIPAEGSVGASGDLTPLSYVAATLIGEREATFRGEVRPAREALAEAGLEPLRLAPKEGLAIMNGTAVMTGLACLAFHRAEYLERLCCRLTALAVAALRGNRDHFHPRLFALKPHAGPRAAAARIHGDLGGPAEDLAVRLQDRYSIRCAPHVIGVLGDALSWVRRDVENELNSANDNPLLDPVDGLLLHGGHFYGGHIAFAMDGLKTAVANLADLMDRQLALLVDARYNNGLPQNLSGSRGPRAPINHGLKAVQIGASAWTAEALKLTLPASVFSRSTECHNQDKVSMGTISARDCLRVLELTEQVAAALALAVVQGLRLRDRQGDPAPGRLAPGARAFLESFGWLPFLEEDLPLDTTLRALLASIRNHDWSLYP
- a CDS encoding ApeI family dehydratase gives rise to the protein MRFPASARVAPAGPEGSAAFALELDPELLGFQGHFPGNPILPGVVQVDWAIHFAEAAFGPLGAFRGLEHLKFTDIVRPGQALTLTLALDPARESLRFAFQDGDTRKACGIIHFQGNT
- a CDS encoding acyl carrier protein produces the protein MTTVNPTRDEILAQLRTILANSFELAPERITLEAHLFTDLDLDSIDAVELAIQLQEITGRRVKAEEFKHVRTVADVVEAVHQMLQAR
- a CDS encoding AMP-binding protein translates to MARLDGIFAQDRPEAQVVALTGKGPRTFGDLARGAAAVAGRARAGGRWLLACEDPFAFAAGFLGLVLAGCAPVLPPNLLPGTLGALEADGLLRDADLADPSDNLPPSRPLGDGPVEFWTSGSTGSPKRVLRRFQDLVREVEVLEGLFGPLPAPVASTVPHLHIYGCLFRVFWPLATGQIFLSETCGDPARFLAAMGERPVLVSSPAHLARLPRLLPIAGLDLPAVFSSGGALEREDALAWRAAAPGGVVEVYGSTESGGIAWRNPGPDADSSRWTPFPDMSLAAAADGALLLSSPRVGPAGLRMEDAVALGADGRFALLGRLDRVVKIEEKRVSLPQVEAALKAHPLVRDAAVVLLEGRRRMLGAAIVLAGPADLEDPAVRRALGERLGAHLAASLEGPALPRRWRFLPELPRDARGKLRAGDLAALFAAAGNA
- a CDS encoding acyl carrier protein; translated protein: MPPKTQDEILQWVRAALKTNFQLDPRSVHLDSNLFTDLGLDSIDEVELAQHMQEFTGRRLAPDDFRVLCTVEDVVLSVQKMLEA